In the Streptomyces sp. BHT-5-2 genome, one interval contains:
- a CDS encoding glycosyltransferase, giving the protein MNLSDLLRHAAADPTAPLLADLRLIAAVSPDLAAAPLAAAGAGELVDGYARTPVPTVTGAVLARDEAGLVEACVAALTEDADRVLLVDSGSTDDTVRRAEAAHPRVRTVEAPWCDDFAHHRNLALREVAAGWVMFVDADEVLCAEHAGHLRRVLRALDHVLPDTDLVVCPTVVDTDGTVYTENRRILRATTSLSFRGRVHERPYDAAGGNPPRVYVPLRLDHSGYTPQEIARKQKHRRNGHLLALARRDEPDNPKWVYHAIRDTLDPAAAAPDVLRERFAELAGAVEALPPTAADYVSERRHDSWVLLCELALGFGGAEEILHWSGRLEEVGGRVEAAYFRGVLETSRLLSRLSALAEQLGGAERWETPDNRALLGRLFEVQATAALASGRYELVEPACRKAADRGAGRGLADDLGGLRQLLSRLDGAGGAGEA; this is encoded by the coding sequence ATGAACCTCTCCGACCTGCTGCGGCACGCCGCCGCCGATCCCACCGCGCCGCTCCTCGCGGACCTGCGCCTGATCGCCGCGGTGAGCCCGGACCTCGCCGCGGCGCCGCTGGCCGCCGCCGGCGCCGGGGAGCTGGTCGACGGCTACGCCCGCACCCCCGTCCCCACCGTCACCGGCGCGGTGCTCGCCCGGGACGAGGCCGGGCTCGTCGAGGCGTGCGTGGCCGCGCTCACCGAGGACGCCGACCGCGTCCTGCTGGTCGACTCCGGCTCCACGGACGACACCGTGCGCCGTGCCGAGGCGGCGCACCCGCGCGTGCGGACCGTCGAGGCGCCCTGGTGCGACGACTTCGCGCACCACCGCAACCTCGCCCTGCGCGAGGTCGCGGCGGGCTGGGTGATGTTCGTCGACGCCGACGAGGTGCTGTGCGCGGAGCACGCCGGGCACCTGCGCCGGGTGCTCCGGGCGCTGGACCACGTCCTGCCGGACACCGACCTCGTGGTCTGCCCCACCGTCGTGGACACCGACGGCACCGTCTACACCGAGAACCGCCGCATCCTCCGGGCGACGACGTCCCTGTCGTTCCGGGGCCGCGTCCACGAGCGCCCCTACGACGCGGCGGGCGGCAACCCGCCCCGCGTCTATGTGCCGCTGCGCCTGGACCACTCCGGCTACACCCCGCAGGAGATCGCCCGCAAGCAGAAGCACCGGCGCAACGGGCACCTGCTGGCGCTGGCCCGCCGGGACGAGCCCGACAACCCCAAGTGGGTCTACCACGCGATCCGCGACACCCTGGACCCGGCGGCGGCCGCCCCGGACGTCCTGCGGGAGCGCTTCGCGGAACTGGCCGGCGCCGTGGAGGCGCTGCCGCCCACCGCCGCCGACTACGTGAGCGAGCGCCGGCACGACTCCTGGGTGCTGCTGTGCGAGCTGGCGCTGGGGTTCGGCGGGGCCGAGGAGATCCTGCACTGGTCCGGGCGGCTGGAGGAGGTCGGCGGCCGGGTGGAGGCGGCCTACTTCCGCGGGGTGCTGGAGACCAGCCGGCTGCTGTCCCGGCTCTCCGCGCTCGCCGAGCAGCTCGGCGGGGCCGAGCGGTGGGAGACGCCGGACAACCGCGCCCTGCTGGGCCGGCTGTTCGAGGTGCAGGCCACGGCCGCGCTGGCCAGCGGCCGCTACGAACTCGTCGAGCCGGCCTGCCGGAAGGCCGCGGACCGCGGCGCCGGCCGGGGCCTGGCCGACGACCTCGGTGGGCTGCGGCAGCTGCTGTCCCGACTGGACGGGGCCGGCGGCGCCGGGGAGGCGTAG
- a CDS encoding MBL fold metallo-hydrolase produces MKLTVVGCSGSFPSVESACSSYLLEADGFRLLLDMGNGALGELQRHCGLYDLDAVLLSHLHADHCIDLCGYFVVRYYRPDGGRCAPMPVHGPAGTERRLTAAHADLPHEAAMSEVFDFRTLTPGTTTIGPFTVRTELVSHPVEAYGFRIEHGGRTLTYSGDTGPCAALDRLAEGADLFLCEASFTHGKEDIPDLHLNGREAGEHARRAGAGRLVLTHIPPWTDPDISVRDAQKVYDGPVEVAKAGAVYEV; encoded by the coding sequence ATGAAGCTCACCGTCGTCGGATGCTCGGGGTCGTTCCCCTCCGTGGAATCGGCCTGTTCGAGCTACCTCCTGGAGGCCGACGGCTTCAGGCTGCTCCTCGACATGGGCAACGGCGCCCTCGGCGAGCTGCAGCGCCACTGCGGTCTCTACGACCTGGACGCCGTGCTGCTGTCGCATCTGCACGCCGATCACTGCATCGACCTGTGCGGCTACTTCGTCGTCCGCTACTACCGCCCGGACGGCGGCCGTTGCGCGCCGATGCCGGTCCACGGCCCGGCCGGTACCGAGCGCCGGCTGACCGCCGCGCACGCCGACCTGCCGCACGAGGCGGCGATGAGCGAGGTCTTCGACTTCCGCACGCTCACCCCCGGCACCACCACCATCGGCCCGTTCACCGTCCGCACCGAGCTGGTCAGCCACCCCGTCGAGGCGTACGGCTTCCGCATCGAGCACGGCGGCCGCACCCTGACGTACTCCGGCGACACCGGGCCCTGCGCGGCGCTGGACCGGCTCGCCGAGGGCGCCGACCTCTTCCTGTGCGAGGCGTCCTTCACCCACGGCAAGGAGGACATCCCGGACCTCCACCTCAACGGCCGGGAGGCCGGCGAGCACGCCCGGCGGGCCGGCGCCGGCCGGCTGGTGCTGACCCACATCCCGCCGTGGACCGACCCGGACATCAGCGTCCGCGACGCCCAGAAGGTCTACGACGGGCCGGTCGAGGTCGCCAAGGCCGGCGCGGTCTACGAGGTCTGA
- a CDS encoding PLP-dependent cysteine synthase family protein — protein sequence MRYDSPLAAVGNTPLVRLPRLSPSEDVRIWAKLEDRNPTGSVKDRPALHMIEQAEKDGRLTPGCTILEPTSGNTGISLAMAARLKGYRIVCVMPENTSAERRELLAMWGAEIISSPAAGGSNTAVKVAKELAAEHPDWVMLYQYGNPDNAGAHYATTGPEILADLPSVTHFVAGLGTTGTLMGVGRYLREHVPGVRIVAAEPRYDDVVYGLRNLDEGFIPELYDESVLTTRFSVGSEDAVRRTRELLATEGIFAGISTGAALHAALGVARKAVRAGESADIVFVVADGGWKYLSTGVYTAESTEAAIATLHGQLWA from the coding sequence GTGCGGTACGACTCCCCGCTGGCGGCGGTCGGGAACACCCCTCTCGTCCGCCTCCCGCGCCTCTCGCCCTCCGAGGACGTCCGCATCTGGGCGAAGCTGGAGGACCGCAACCCCACGGGCTCGGTCAAGGACCGGCCCGCGCTCCACATGATCGAGCAGGCCGAGAAGGACGGCCGGCTCACCCCCGGCTGCACCATCCTGGAGCCCACCAGCGGCAACACCGGCATCTCACTGGCCATGGCGGCCAGGCTCAAGGGCTACCGCATCGTCTGCGTGATGCCCGAGAACACCTCCGCCGAGCGGCGCGAGCTGCTCGCCATGTGGGGCGCCGAGATCATCTCCTCGCCCGCCGCCGGCGGCTCCAACACCGCCGTGAAGGTCGCCAAGGAACTCGCCGCCGAGCACCCCGACTGGGTGATGCTCTACCAGTACGGGAACCCCGACAACGCCGGCGCGCACTACGCCACCACCGGCCCCGAGATCCTCGCCGACCTGCCCTCGGTCACCCACTTCGTGGCGGGCCTGGGCACCACCGGCACCCTGATGGGCGTCGGCCGCTATCTGCGCGAGCACGTCCCCGGCGTGCGGATCGTCGCCGCCGAACCCCGCTACGACGACGTCGTCTACGGCCTGCGCAACCTCGACGAGGGCTTCATCCCCGAGCTCTACGACGAGTCCGTCCTCACCACCCGCTTCTCCGTCGGCTCCGAGGACGCCGTCCGCCGCACCCGCGAACTCCTCGCGACCGAGGGCATCTTCGCCGGCATCTCCACCGGCGCGGCGCTGCACGCCGCCCTCGGTGTCGCCCGGAAGGCGGTCCGCGCCGGCGAGTCCGCCGACATCGTCTTCGTGGTCGCCGACGGCGGTTGGAAGTACCTCTCCACCGGCGTCTACACCGCCGAGTCGACCGAGGCGGCGATCGCCACGCTGCACGGCCAGCTCTGGGCCTGA
- a CDS encoding MoaD/ThiS family protein, which produces MAIEVRIPTILRSYTDGRKAVEGSGATLDALFKDLDGRHAGIRARLVDDAGELRRFVNVYLNDEDVRFLAGIGTELGDGDSVTILPAVAGGRV; this is translated from the coding sequence ATGGCCATCGAGGTCCGCATCCCGACCATCCTGCGCAGCTACACCGACGGCCGGAAGGCCGTCGAGGGCAGCGGGGCCACGCTCGACGCACTCTTCAAGGACCTGGACGGCCGGCACGCCGGCATCCGCGCCCGCCTGGTCGACGACGCCGGGGAGCTGCGCCGCTTCGTGAACGTCTACCTCAACGACGAGGACGTGCGCTTCCTCGCCGGCATCGGCACCGAACTCGGCGACGGCGACAGCGTCACGATCCTGCCCGCCGTGGCCGGCGGAAGGGTCTGA
- a CDS encoding putative leader peptide has protein sequence MVERVVCGTSERRPGVQAHAPLAVRRSASALLGAFGCGAARLHVDLCRLSSAICPRCAAS, from the coding sequence ATGGTTGAGCGTGTCGTGTGCGGAACGAGCGAGCGGAGGCCGGGTGTGCAGGCGCACGCCCCGCTCGCCGTGCGTCGCTCCGCATCCGCCCTCCTGGGCGCCTTCGGCTGCGGAGCCGCCCGACTGCACGTCGACCTCTGCCGCCTCTCCAGCGCCATCTGTCCGCGCTGCGCCGCGAGCTGA
- a CDS encoding Mov34/MPN/PAD-1 family protein, with the protein MLTLTKALHDQIVAHARQDHPDEACGVVAGPAGSGRPERFVPMLNAARSPTFYEFDSADLLRLYREMDDRDEEPVIIYHSHTATEAYPSRTDISYANEPGAHYVLVSTADTDDAGPFQFRSFRIVDGEVTEEEVRIVESQV; encoded by the coding sequence ATGCTGACCCTCACCAAGGCCCTCCACGACCAGATCGTCGCGCACGCCCGGCAGGACCACCCCGACGAGGCGTGCGGCGTGGTCGCGGGCCCGGCCGGCAGCGGCCGCCCCGAGCGGTTCGTCCCGATGCTCAACGCCGCCCGCTCGCCCACCTTCTACGAGTTCGACTCCGCCGACCTGCTCAGGCTCTACCGCGAGATGGACGACCGGGACGAGGAACCGGTCATCATCTACCACTCGCACACCGCCACCGAGGCGTACCCCTCGCGCACCGACATCTCCTACGCCAACGAGCCCGGCGCGCACTACGTCCTGGTCTCCACCGCCGACACCGACGACGCCGGCCCCTTCCAGTTCCGCTCGTTCCGCATCGTGGACGGCGAGGTCACCGAGGAAGAGGTCCGGATAGTCGAGAGCCAAGTCTGA
- a CDS encoding amino acid permease, translating into MTSVQVDKNRDGNEAAGEAPEEGYQRGLGNRQIQMIAIGGAIGTGLFLGAGKAISKAGPSIILAYAIVGLVIFLIMRALGELLMYRPVSGSFSEYGREFLGPFIGFVTGWTYWLFWVVTGITEVTAAATYVQYWNEGIPQWVSALVFTVALFGINLISVKIFGELEFWFSMVKVTAIMGMILIGLGVITLGFSKAGDTASFTLLWSHGGFFPKGIGGTLMTLQIVMFAFLAVELVGVTAGEASNPKKVLPKAINTVPWRIGLFYIGALIIILSVVSWTVFKPGVSPFVAAFQQIGLPAGAGIVNFVVLTAALSSANSGMYSTGRMLRDLALNGQGPKFFTKLSKNGLPTRGTGISVALMLFGVYINYQWPGDAFNYVVSFATISGMWAWIVILLSHLRYRAKADRGELPQSDFKAPGAPYTSIFALAFIAMVIVMMGVDPDTRISLYAAPLWAVIMGVGYLAIKRRDAAQLNGASTEPAEKG; encoded by the coding sequence ATGACCTCTGTGCAGGTCGACAAGAATCGCGACGGCAACGAGGCCGCCGGCGAGGCCCCTGAAGAGGGCTATCAGCGGGGTCTGGGCAATCGCCAGATCCAGATGATCGCCATTGGTGGCGCCATCGGTACCGGTCTGTTCCTCGGAGCGGGCAAGGCCATTTCCAAGGCCGGACCGAGCATCATCCTGGCGTATGCCATCGTCGGTCTGGTCATCTTCCTCATCATGCGGGCCCTGGGCGAACTGCTCATGTACCGGCCCGTTTCCGGCTCGTTCTCCGAGTACGGCCGGGAGTTCCTCGGCCCGTTCATCGGCTTCGTCACGGGCTGGACGTACTGGCTCTTCTGGGTCGTCACCGGCATCACCGAAGTGACCGCCGCGGCCACCTATGTCCAGTACTGGAACGAGGGCATACCGCAATGGGTCTCGGCGCTGGTCTTCACCGTCGCGCTCTTCGGCATCAACCTGATCTCGGTGAAGATCTTCGGTGAACTGGAGTTCTGGTTCTCGATGGTCAAGGTCACCGCGATCATGGGCATGATCCTGATCGGCCTGGGCGTCATCACCCTCGGCTTCTCCAAGGCCGGGGACACTGCCTCGTTCACCCTGCTCTGGTCGCACGGCGGCTTCTTCCCCAAGGGCATCGGCGGCACGCTGATGACCCTGCAGATCGTGATGTTCGCCTTCCTCGCCGTCGAACTCGTCGGCGTCACCGCGGGCGAGGCGAGCAACCCGAAGAAGGTCCTGCCCAAGGCGATCAACACCGTGCCGTGGCGGATCGGCCTCTTCTACATCGGTGCGCTCATCATCATCCTGTCCGTCGTCAGCTGGACGGTCTTCAAGCCGGGCGTCAGCCCCTTCGTCGCCGCCTTCCAGCAGATCGGCCTGCCGGCCGGCGCGGGCATCGTCAACTTCGTCGTGCTGACCGCCGCGCTGTCCTCGGCCAACTCCGGGATGTACTCCACCGGCCGGATGCTGCGCGACCTCGCGCTCAACGGCCAGGGCCCGAAGTTCTTCACCAAGCTCAGCAAGAACGGCCTGCCCACCCGGGGCACCGGCATCTCGGTCGCGCTGATGCTGTTCGGCGTCTACATCAACTACCAGTGGCCGGGCGACGCGTTCAACTACGTCGTCTCCTTCGCCACCATCTCCGGCATGTGGGCCTGGATCGTCATCCTCCTCTCCCACCTGCGCTACCGGGCCAAGGCCGACCGCGGCGAGCTGCCGCAGTCCGACTTCAAGGCCCCCGGCGCCCCGTACACCTCGATCTTCGCGCTGGCCTTCATCGCCATGGTGATCGTGATGATGGGCGTCGACCCCGACACCCGGATCTCGCTCTACGCGGCCCCCCTGTGGGCCGTCATCATGGGCGTCGGCTACCTGGCGATCAAGCGCCGGGACGCCGCCCAGCTCAACGGCGCGTCCACGGAGCCGGCCGAGAAGGGCTGA
- a CDS encoding DUF2017 domain-containing protein — protein sequence MTGQFEPLPGGGAAAPLDEVEISILRSLAVQLLELIGPGDEPAGGDDPLAALFAEGPSEPPSDPVLARLFPDAYGGPDLVPDDDVRAAAAEFRRYTENDLRARKREDALALVRALDALTAESGGAVLRLKPDECRQWLGALNDLRLAIGTRLEVTDEEDGGELLRLPDSDPRKPMVLAYFWLGGLQETLVEALTG from the coding sequence ATGACCGGCCAGTTCGAACCGCTGCCCGGCGGCGGCGCCGCCGCCCCGCTCGACGAGGTCGAGATCTCCATCCTGCGCAGCCTGGCCGTCCAGCTGCTGGAGCTGATCGGCCCGGGCGACGAGCCCGCCGGCGGGGACGACCCGCTGGCCGCGCTGTTCGCCGAGGGCCCCAGTGAGCCGCCGTCCGACCCGGTGCTCGCCCGGCTCTTCCCCGACGCCTACGGCGGCCCCGACCTCGTACCGGACGACGATGTGCGCGCCGCCGCCGCGGAGTTCCGCCGCTACACCGAGAACGACCTGCGGGCCCGCAAGCGCGAGGACGCCCTGGCGCTGGTGCGCGCACTGGACGCGCTGACGGCGGAGAGCGGCGGCGCGGTGCTGCGGCTCAAGCCGGACGAGTGCCGGCAGTGGCTGGGCGCGCTCAACGACCTCCGGCTCGCCATCGGCACCCGGCTGGAGGTCACCGACGAGGAGGACGGCGGGGAGCTGCTGCGGCTGCCGGACAGCGATCCGCGCAAGCCGATGGTGCTGGCGTACTTCTGGCTCGGCGGCCTCCAGGAGACGCTCGTCGAGGCGCTGACCGGCTGA
- the clpS gene encoding ATP-dependent Clp protease adapter ClpS — MSTLRPHHGSLSVPVEIERPEAEEAAFAVPEPDVPWVTVVHNDPVNLMSYVSYVFQTYFGYSKDKAHRLMLDVHHKGRAIVSSGSREEMERDVQAMHGYGLWATLQQDRG; from the coding sequence ATGAGCACCCTCCGCCCGCACCACGGCAGCCTCAGCGTCCCGGTCGAGATCGAGCGCCCGGAGGCCGAGGAGGCCGCCTTCGCGGTGCCGGAGCCGGACGTCCCGTGGGTCACGGTCGTTCACAACGACCCCGTCAATCTCATGAGCTATGTCTCCTACGTCTTCCAGACGTACTTCGGCTACTCCAAGGACAAGGCGCACCGGCTGATGCTCGACGTCCACCACAAGGGCCGCGCGATCGTCTCCAGCGGCAGCCGCGAGGAAATGGAACGCGACGTGCAGGCCATGCACGGCTACGGCCTGTGGGCCACGCTGCAGCAGGACCGCGGATGA
- a CDS encoding nicotinate phosphoribosyltransferase — protein MNTADLGLPVAVPSTALFTDQYELTMLQAALRSGTADRRSVFEVFTRRLPEGRRYGVVAGTGRVLDTVENFRFDDTILGFLRERGILDGPTLDWLADYRFRGDIWGYPEGEVYFPGSPIMRVEGTFAEAVVLETVILSILNHDSAVAAAASRMAVAAGDRPLMEMGARRTHELSAVAAARAAYVGGFHVTSDLAAGFRYNIPTVGTSAHAFTLLHDSERDAFTAQVETLGSGTTLLVDTFDVTEAVRTAVEVAGPGLGAVRIDSGDLLLIAHRVRQQLDELGATKTRIVVTSDLDEYAIASLAAAPVDAYGVGTQLVTGSGHPTCSMVYKLVARADSDEPGAPLRPVAKKSMGAKSSVGGRKWAARRPDEHGVAEAEVVGTGPVPAGLTDRLLQVPLVSGGKVVAREPLDAARDRHIAARAGLPLSATQLSRGEPVLPTEFV, from the coding sequence ATGAACACAGCAGACCTGGGGCTGCCGGTGGCCGTGCCGTCGACTGCGCTCTTCACCGACCAGTACGAACTCACCATGCTGCAGGCCGCGTTGCGGTCCGGGACCGCGGACCGGCGGTCGGTCTTCGAGGTCTTCACCCGACGGCTGCCGGAGGGGCGCCGCTACGGCGTGGTGGCCGGCACCGGGCGGGTGCTGGACACGGTGGAGAACTTCCGCTTCGACGACACCATCCTGGGCTTCCTGCGGGAGCGCGGCATCCTCGACGGGCCGACCCTGGACTGGCTGGCCGACTACCGCTTCCGCGGCGACATCTGGGGCTACCCGGAGGGCGAGGTCTACTTCCCCGGTTCGCCGATCATGCGCGTCGAGGGCACCTTCGCCGAGGCGGTGGTGCTGGAGACGGTGATCCTGTCGATCCTCAACCACGACTCGGCGGTGGCCGCGGCCGCCTCCCGGATGGCGGTGGCGGCCGGCGACCGGCCGCTGATGGAGATGGGCGCCCGGCGCACCCACGAGCTCTCGGCGGTGGCCGCGGCCCGCGCCGCGTACGTCGGCGGCTTCCACGTCACCTCCGACCTCGCGGCCGGCTTCCGCTACAACATCCCCACCGTCGGCACCAGCGCGCACGCCTTCACCCTGCTCCACGACAGCGAGCGGGACGCCTTCACCGCGCAGGTCGAGACGCTGGGCAGCGGGACCACGCTGCTGGTGGACACCTTCGACGTCACCGAGGCGGTGCGCACCGCCGTGGAGGTGGCCGGGCCGGGCCTCGGCGCGGTGCGGATCGACTCCGGCGACCTGCTGCTGATCGCCCACCGGGTGCGCCAGCAGCTGGACGAGCTGGGCGCCACCAAGACCAGGATCGTGGTCACCAGCGACCTGGACGAGTACGCCATCGCCTCGCTGGCCGCCGCGCCGGTGGACGCGTACGGCGTCGGCACCCAGCTGGTGACCGGCAGCGGGCACCCGACCTGCTCGATGGTCTACAAGCTGGTGGCGCGGGCGGACAGCGACGAGCCGGGCGCGCCGCTGCGGCCGGTGGCGAAGAAGTCGATGGGCGCCAAGTCCTCGGTGGGCGGCCGCAAGTGGGCGGCGCGCCGGCCGGACGAGCACGGGGTGGCGGAGGCCGAGGTGGTCGGCACCGGCCCGGTGCCGGCCGGGCTGACCGACCGGCTGCTCCAGGTGCCGCTGGTCAGCGGCGGCAAGGTGGTGGCCCGGGAGCCGCTGGACGCCGCCCGGGACCGCCACATCGCGGCCCGCGCCGGGCTGCCGCTGTCGGCCACGCAGCTCTCCCGCGGGGAGCCGGTGCTGCCCACCGAGTTCGTCTGA
- a CDS encoding isochorismatase family protein → MHRALIVVDVQNDFCEGGSLAVAGGADVAAAITDLVGAAAGSGYRHVVATRDHHVDPGDHFSDRPDYRASWPAHCVAGTEGSGFHPNFAPAIASGAVDAVFSKGAHTAAYSGFEGTDEHGTPLARWLRERGVTEVDVVGIATDHCVRATALDAVHEGFATRVLLDLTAGVAAESTEAALAELRAAGAELSGKPVVAGG, encoded by the coding sequence ATGCACCGGGCACTGATCGTCGTCGACGTACAGAACGACTTCTGTGAGGGCGGCAGCCTCGCGGTCGCGGGCGGCGCGGACGTCGCGGCGGCCATCACCGATCTGGTGGGCGCCGCGGCCGGCAGCGGCTACCGCCACGTGGTGGCCACCCGCGACCACCACGTCGACCCGGGCGACCACTTCTCCGACCGCCCCGACTACCGCGCATCCTGGCCCGCGCACTGCGTGGCCGGCACCGAGGGCAGCGGCTTCCACCCGAACTTCGCACCGGCGATCGCCTCCGGCGCGGTCGACGCGGTCTTCTCCAAGGGCGCCCACACGGCCGCGTACAGCGGCTTCGAGGGCACCGACGAGCACGGCACCCCGCTCGCGCGGTGGCTGCGCGAGCGGGGGGTCACCGAGGTCGACGTGGTGGGTATCGCCACGGATCACTGTGTGCGGGCCACCGCGCTGGACGCCGTCCACGAAGGGTTCGCCACGCGGGTGCTGCTGGACCTGACGGCCGGGGTGGCCGCCGAGAGCACCGAGGCGGCCCTCGCCGAGCTCCGCGCGGCGGGGGCGGAGCTGAGCGGCAAGCCGGTGGTGGCCGGGGGCTGA